In Poecile atricapillus isolate bPoeAtr1 chromosome 1, bPoeAtr1.hap1, whole genome shotgun sequence, the sequence tctcatctcatctcatctcatctcatctcatctcatatCTCATCTCATacctcatctcatctcatcatTTCATCTCatatctcatctcatctcaccTCACCTCATCTCATCTCACCATCCCCACTAACTACATATACCTTTTCTTACTGCTTATAACTGTGCTTTCACAAAAAATGAGTAtccccaaaaccaaaattttaTGTCCTTGAGCCCAGGTCTTCTGTTTGCTGTTAGATTCTCTGTTACTATCAGCCTACTTCGTTATAGGAAGATTCCAGAACTGAGAAGGATTATGTCCACCAGGACCCAATCCAAAGCCAGAAACCAGCTGTAGGCTAGTAAGCCACATATTCCAATCTAAAGTAATTTCTTAGTGAGAGACAAACCCCAAAATTAGTAGGTATTTTAGTCTTACTGAAACCATGCAAAGAATTTCCACTgcctcttaaaaataaataaatatataagtTATACATGGCCTCCTAAGCAATGCAGTTGAGTTCCAATGTGAGAAGCCCCTTTCAAGACCTAAGGCCAGGAACAAGCACTCACCAGACCAATACCTTTTTGTGCGTATGTCTGCAACTACTGGGCCTGTTTGACTTCAAGGAATGAAAAGGCAAACTCACGTatgaaaaatattgagaaaGTCCCATGACAAAATTAAACACAACAAAGCTTGTCAGGTATTTCTAAATCACAACATTGGTTTTTTGGCCTCAGAGTTTCCAATTCAATGTTGGCCAGCAGCACCAAATAAGCTAAAACAGTTCTTTTATAACCCAAGAGTGAACAACAAGCACCACTAATCAGGAATTAAAAATAGCTAtgtattaatttaaataaatttttgctAGCCAAACAGCATGTAAACTCAGCTCCACTAGTCTCTACAGAAGGTGTCATAAGCTTGACAAAACCAGTGTGAGCAATTTTTGGTAACTAACTCTTTGGGTGAGAGACTGTGGAGATAAGCTGGTCTTTTAAAAACTTCCCAAAGATTTTCTTCAAAACATACTTTTATAAAAGTTTATGTGCCAAGCTATCTGGAATtactttaataatttaatacCCAACAAGAAAGTGTCATCAGTTTCCTccttctgctccttctgctccttctgctccttctgctccttcttcctcttctcctttaACAACTAAGGTAcctagaagaagaaaaaaaaaagaggaaaagaagaagaggaagacaTAGCTAATTATGATCTACCTGAAAGTTTCTGTCCTGCTGGAAAGAGTCAAAAGTTGTATTTCCTGCCTGTTTCTAACCAACGTGAACTTCTGCATACTGGTCTCAACTGGTCTTAACTAGAAAAACCTTCAACTGAAGAGCTCCTCTGTTGGATGTTTTTCCAACTTCTTGGGTAACAGGGAATAAAAAGGTACTAAAGCATGGtctgcaaagatcagcctcACTTGGTCTTTGGGAGATGCACCAAGTCAGTTCAACTGATAGTCAACAACCAATCAGCACATCACCCTTCTCTTGTGGGGCCCCTACTTTGTGCTGCCTTTTCCAGGACATATATGCCCAAGTTTTACGGTAGATAGTAAGACTAACCTTATACTACCACAGGCACTTTTTTCCCACAATATGTGCCCtaatctgtttttttgttttacactCAAAATTTTTCCTGCTACAACACTAAATGGACCACTGCAGTCCATCCTTCCTAGCAGTGCAATTCTCTCATCAGGCTTCcactttttaataattttttttactgcagttGATCTGGTTCTAGATATAATCTGGTAATAGATTTCTCATCTACCGCTCCCTGTAGTGAAGCTGTCTCCTCTTGTTGATATGCCTCcactcttcccttccctgctggtaTTCTGACTCTTAGTGCTACCATTCCTGCTCGCCTCTTCATTGCTTTAGTAAACAGGGGATAATAGTGAACAGCTAACATCTCCATTGACAGGAattaacatatttaaaaataaatttcagaatGATCTTATTTTTAGTCACTAAACGGTTGAATATCTATTCATACCAATGTCTTAAACAGGAGAGGCTAACTCACAAATAGAGGCTTACTGTGGTAATGGAAAAGGATATTCAGGCATTTAGGAAATTTGCATGCAGTTTTTGTCCTTGCATCAAAAGCAAACCAGAGCATATCCCTGTCTATCTCCATTCTCCAACATCACCTCTTTTGTTGGGAAAACTGTTATTCAGCTTGGCAGATGTGAGCCTTGTTAACTTATTTAATGCTAAATCTTTCCATTCCCTATTAGGTATTTGACAAAACTACTTGGGTAACTACAGAATAATGCCCAACTGTACGTTGCAAGACCACTTTGATTTAGCACTCCAAAATCCATCAAACACCATGGCCAGGATCTCAGTAACTATTTCTGAATAACTCTGAAGAGGAGGGAGGAATATTAATTTCATGAGCACACAAATGAATCTCTGAGGTTATGTTTAATTTCCCTGTGGTTGTCTTTATATTATGCTTTTAACTCACTCCAATTGCCTCATGCCCCAGACTCACCATCCAGCTTTTTCAGCTTGGGTACCCGTTTGGTTGCTTCTTCAATCCAGCTGTTCTGATCAGTGGCAAATTTCTCCTGTAGTGGATTTCCTACAAACACCAGCTCCTCTAGTACTGGCAGCTCTGCCAGTCTCACAAACTCTGCTGAAACCACAAAGGTGAAAACACCAATCAGATTGTGGAACATGGAAAGTACATCTGTACCACACATTCCTTTCACATTCAGTGCAAACACAAAGAGCATGGGCTGCAAGAGAGGGACTGCTTGGGCTCTAGCTGGTGTCAGGTTAAAGTACAGGGATGTGTTTTAAAAGAGGTTGGAGAAAGGTGATTCAAAGCTTGAACTTAACTGGACTGGACTTAGAAGTTAGATTCAATATTCTAACTATTTTTACTCTCTTGCATGAGTGGatgtttagggattttgcaTATGTCTGCAGGCTGGTCAGTTAGGATCAAAGCTCCAGGAGATACAGCACTGTTTTTCACTTGGCGACTTAACTCATACATTCACCATTCTACAGAAGTCTCTAGGGAGTAGAGATGCATGGCTTACCCCAGTCTTTCACCAAATTATTTGACATATAAAGAACCTTCAGTTTCTTCATTACACGGATACCCCTCAGTTTCTCAATTAAGTTGTATGAGATCCACAGCTCCTCTAAAGTTTCAGCAACTGCCTCCTGGAAAATGAGAGGATTACTCAGATAAGCAGAAATACATCTTCCTTAGTATTCATACTCCTTCTTCACCTTCTACAGGTCACCTCATGTGAGAAAATATGAAGGTATATTGGTCCTCATTTCCTTTTAGGCAGCTCCCTAATTATTATGCATGGCAAGTGTTCATGggaattaaaagcaaaattatataTGAGGATAGAAATCACTATATTAGAATAAGATGTAGGTGGCTGGAGTAGTTCTTAAGAAATAGGGGCAGAGGAGACAAATCTGCCTACTTGTGCACTGTGAACATATGTGAAGAGAATACAATTTGACAAATGCTTTGAAAGGGATGTTATACAGTGTGAGAGCAATATTCATTCTGGTATTTTCTGGTATGTTTGTATCTGCTGGCCAGAAATCACATTCTTAACTCCCTCAGAAGagagttttttttaaaccagtCATTACACATGAACTCTGCATTTCACACTTAAGAGATAAGGCATCTCTGAAAGTGAGAACAGCTTTGAGGAGAAACAGTGTatcttgagaaagaaaataatttatatatttattttaaaaatactgattgAAAAAAGTATTCCTCTGGCCTGAATTCAAATGTAACAAAATtgatccaattttttttctcagctaatTTTCCCCTACTAATTAGACTCAGTCCTGCCACCATCAACTCTAAAGCCATGCTGCTCTAGGTGCCAGTTAACGTAAAAAGGATTGACTCTCGGGAAGTGTGTGTGTTTACAGGACTACCAATATTTGTATTAAAGAAGTATAGCCTAGGTATCTTCAGGTAGAAAATTCTGTGTGCAAAAGGTCTGTAGGAATTATATTCATGTAAAGGCAGGAATTTAAATGGCTTTACAGATagacagcagttttcaaataGAAGTTCTGATCATCTTTATTAAAGACAACAAAATCTCTCTTTCTAAAATTCTTCTGTATAGTAAATTAAGGTAGCAAAATTTCCAAACATTAAGAGCATTTCAACCAAAAAAAGTGAACGATTATCTGAAAATTCAGAAGCAATACATAAGAGGGAGAACAGATGATAGCAAAAGGAGAATATAAAAAGTTAGTGCCTAACCTTTTATTCAGTTAATTTTATTGAATTCAGAAAAGACTTGTATGAACACAGGGGAATTACCTCATATTCTATATTGTTAGTGAAGAATTGATACTAAAAAAACACATACCAATCCATTCAAGTTCTTTATGTTATTTCTTCCCAAAGACAGAATCCTCAAATTTTCTGTAATAAATTTTTTTGAAGAATCTTGTTAATAAACAGGGTTTTTGTAAATAAGAAGATGCTGTAAGTCACATAGAATGCCATATTCTGCTTACAAACTGCATTCTCAACAGGCTGCCTTAAGAAAGAATGACCTAATGGAAACAAAATGTGATCTAAACAGATCAGTAGGAATTGATGCAGTGAAAAGCTCAGAAATACACTCCTGAATCCAAAGCTGCTCATGTGTAGGTTACCTAGTTGAAATTCAGTTTTGAAATACTGAACAAAATCTATTTCACCTTGCACCTGAACTCTAACTGCTGACTTCCTTCTTTTGATCTTACATAATTCATATTGCTTCTTCTTCAGGCAAAAGTGGTTCTGATCTTAAGACAGCAGATTTGGTTTCTATACTAGAGGCAGCATATAAAGCTGCCTTACAGATGCCTGATGAGAGACATTCAACTTAGCTCTAGTTTGTCTGGCTTTAGCATTAAATACTTGGTATAGACTGGATGTTTTGAATCtacattaatataaatatttaagatgCTTTAAAGGCTTTTAATGTTTCATCCCACCCcactaaaatatttcattggCTTTACTTCTATGTATAACTgcctaattattttttctgatgaTAGTTACTTGATTGAAGTATTACAGAACAATGATTTGGAAAGACTACTGGAATATTTTTCCCTCACTAGTATTTCCAAATCTTTTGAAGTCTGAGCTTATTATGAAAAGATCTCTCAATCTTTTAGTCTGCTCTCTGACAGATCTCTTGGTGTGCAGGTGGAAAGGATGAAATTTCAGGTTCCTTATCTATCTAGCTAGCATTTTAATAGGAACCAAAAAGTCTGGAAGCTCCACTTCAAAACCTGCAGCTCTTTGCGAGCCTCATGCCACAGTCAAAGTCTTAAGGATAGACCACTAAGACTTCTGTTCCAAAGTCAGTAACCCAAGAGTTTCAAAGACAGCTGTCCAAGAAAGAGAAACTCTACTTCTAGACAGGTGGCACATCCATTTATAAAGCATGAACAAAATGAAACCAAGCATATCCAATCCTCTGCAAAGTGGAATGACATTTTTCCATCCAGGTCTACAACACTCCAACCTCACTGCAACCAATAATGCAGTTGTTGAACTGCAGACTGTCTCCATCAGGAGCATGGAAAATGGTCATGACATCACTCTAGAACTGATTAGGTGTTGAACAGCACAGCAAGGCCCACGGGAGGGTACTGAAGTGCTTACTGGATGGAATGTTTTGATTGTTGCACTGATTGAGACAACTGTCAAGGCTAGTGCAGGAATACCTGCTGTAGTACGCCACTGCTGCTCAGCATGCATTCCCAGTAAGACTGGTCATTTTAAAGGTCACTTGTAATGTTCTATGGGGAGGGAATAAAAAAGGATAATAACAGGTATAAATAAAGCTGGACACACGTAACAAATGATGGCATATATCCTAAACAGGCAACTAGAAAACAAACAATGGACACAATGGACAGCTGGCTTGTCACTTACTTAGGTTGTTCAAGTTGGCGATTCTGTCAATGCAATTTGTAGACAGCGACAGTTTCCTTTAAAAGCAAGAATAATCAATTCATAGTATATAAGGGATCACTACATTGGAAGAGTTCCATATCCCAACACCACTGCATTAGAAATAATTATATGTTCTTGTCTCATTAGATGGTAAATGAACTGAATGTGTAAACAGACTCAAAATATCCTCAAATCATTAAGATTTCTTCAACTTTATTTAGCTTCTGGGAAAGTACAGTAAGTTACTTACATGACATACTGGATTATCTTTTGATGCCTAGCCTTATCAAATGCATGGATGTTTATTCCTGAAATTAATCTCTTTCTGAAAGTCTTGCCCAAATTGCCtctttttttcatgaattttggagtGGATCATAAATGTACCATTTAGCTGATAGACTCCAAACACAGATCTGTAATTATACACTGAGAAACAGTATATGATTTTTCTGGGGACAAATATTAATACAGAATCTACCCTAACACCTTCTGAGTTAAGTTACAGGGGTCTTTGAATTAAAAAGGGCAACTGTATGCAGAAAGAGAAGctcagttaagaaaaaaaaggagaaagctgctgctttgaAGGTCACACTTAAAcacagtaaataaatatttgcagtggacagcagaaaaactgaaacaaagagaggggaatattttgtttccaacatattttaaattgaaCTTACTCGCAGTTAACAAGAGCAGAGAGAGCACCATCCATCTTTTCCACGGGAGGAACCTGCCCGTACAGTTTTACTTCCTTTGCCTCTGAAGCCTTCTGGCCACTTTTCTCTtcctaaagaaaagaaaaggtgagGAAGAGACTCACTGCTACATGCAATAACCAAAAACCACTATACTGAAAGAATTACTCTAAAAGTGATTACTGTAGAAGTAATTCCAATATCCTACTGGAAAGAGAAAGCATTCTGAGTACTGTTATCAAGATTCCTGATGATGTAGCATAAAAAGGGTAAGGCTAGCTTATTTTCAAGATATCAGAATAACTTATACATTACATATGCTGGTTTTTAAAAGTTGTGTAACACTTGAGCAATTTAATAAAGGAGTCATCTGCCATAAAGAATGGAGAATAGATGGAAGGTTAAAATTCTGAATTAAGGTATTTCCATGAAGACTGACATATAGAAACCTCAGCTAGTGCCAATCTACAGTAGAAGCGGATTTAAAAGTTCTGACAGACAAGCCTCCTTCCCACTTCACCCACAAATTTCAGAACTTATGCCTGGCTCACAAAACAAACTGTCCACAGGGAAGTGTGTTCTGGGGAAGAAACTCAACAGATTCACAGCATTAagaatctcaaaaaaaaaaaaaaaaaaaaaatctaattagaAAGAGTGAGGGAAGATGTCACACCTAGAGAATACAGCAAAAGATTTCATATTTACAACCTAGGTTGATAATTCAGAGCCTTGGAAAAATGGATGTAACTTCAGCATTTaggtttattaaaaaatatggtCTATTAAAGCTTTCAAAATTCTGAAGTGATGGCAATTATTGACTAAACACTTGGAACAAGCACCCATTTAGAGAGTAGCAGCACTTTTGACATCTGCCTCCCTGACAGCACAAAGGGAGCATTTTGTCAGTTCACTCAGTTTTCAGTGCAAAGACTGGAGGTCCATTAACAAAGGAGAAATCTTGGCGCTTTCAAAACAAGGACTCTTGTTTTCTCCTCCATTTCATGCATCTACTGAAAAGAGAGATAGCTGAGTGTGCCCCAGTTTATACAGCTACTTTGTAATTAAATTAATCATATCCCGTAAGTCTTTTAGTATTCCACAGCAGAACATCAGGTTTTGATaacattatttttcctcttatgcacccaaaatacttcagaaaacttaatttaatttaaaaaaaattatgttgtcCTGTACACTTATTTATATTCCAGTTTCTGACCAAATTCGGTGTGACAGtatttttactcaaaattaGTGATTTAGCAAATGTCAGATGTTTTGCTGGAATATGGTGATACATGTTCAAGCAAAGTAACTATATCAATGTGaaacttccattttcttttctaagaaCAGTGCTGTATCTATTTGTATTCACACTCATTTTGTAATCTATTAGCCTATTCCaacaaatgaaaatacatttttcctgaaaacatgTAAGGTAGAAAGCTTCCAACTCATACTGGGCCAGCAGTGAGCACCTGCAGGAAGAAATTCCATCCTGATTGCCAAGTACTTCTGTAAGCAGCTGCACAACCACAGTATGCCACAGAGAAAGTATAGGTAGAACAGACATGTTTTTCTAAGAACAGCTTACATGTTTGCCAAGTTGAAGCTGCTTTGATTTCCAGTTGCTTTGATTTAACTAACGTCACCCTGACTGTAGGGCATAGGTAAACCCTTATaccagagggaagaaaaacatttggaaTGCAACACAACCCCAAATGCAGTTGTACAAGTCACATGGACCCAGATTAGGAAGAGTAAAAGGAAGATTTAGACTCACCCCCAATAACTTGaacaaaaaagcaaattcaGTACTTTATGCCTAATGTTATTAGAAACTCACTGACACATACTGATTCTGTCTAAGAGACATATGACAGAGgagcaaatgaaaaacaaatctgTAATAGGAAACAGGGAGCTGAAATTCTGGAGGGCAGAAAGGGTGAGGGAGACaaagcaaacttttaaaatacGCAGTTCATACCTCTTCTAATGCTAATGTATGCAGGTTGTTGTATTCTAGTTCTTAATAGGAGAGC encodes:
- the DNAL1 gene encoding dynein axonemal light chain 1 isoform X2, which produces MAKATTIKEALARWEEKSGQKASEAKEVKLYGQVPPVEKMDGALSALVNCEKLSLSTNCIDRIANLNNLKNLRILSLGRNNIKNLNGLEAVAETLEELWISYNLIEKLRGIRVMKKLKVLYMSNNLVKDWEFVRLAELPVLEELVFVGNPLQEKFATDQNSWIEEATKRVPKLKKLDGTLVVKGEEEEGAEGAEGAEGAEGGN
- the DNAL1 gene encoding dynein axonemal light chain 1 isoform X1, with protein sequence MAKATTIKEALARWEEKSGQKASEAKEVKLYGQVPPVEKMDGALSALVNCEKLSLSTNCIDRIANLNNLKNLRILSLGRNNIKNLNGLEAVAETLEELWISYNLIEKLRGIRVMKKLKVLYMSNNLVKDWAEFVRLAELPVLEELVFVGNPLQEKFATDQNSWIEEATKRVPKLKKLDGTLVVKGEEEEGAEGAEGAEGAEGGN